The Arachis hypogaea cultivar Tifrunner chromosome 19, arahy.Tifrunner.gnm2.J5K5, whole genome shotgun sequence genome has a window encoding:
- the LOC112780065 gene encoding receptor protein kinase-like protein ZAR1, which produces MSPFLLLFFLLCCNSLAPLVNSLNAEGYVLLTLKQSLQDPQGSMVTWNSSHDNPCSWNGITCKDQTVVSISIPKRKLYGSLPSALGSLSQLRHLNFRNNKLFGTLPPQLFQARGLQSLVLYGNSFSGSVPSEIQNLRYLQTLDLSQNSFNGSLPATIVQCKRLRTLVLSRNNFTGTLPAGFGTSFSSLEKLDLSFNQFNGSIPADMGNLTSLEGTVDLSHNHFSGSIPASLGNLPEKVYIDLTYNNLNGPIPQNGALMNRGPTAFIGNPGLCGPPLKNSCAPDTPGASSPSSFPFMPHNDSSQDNGNGSGKSEKNKGLTKGAVIGIVVGDVIGICLLGLLFSYCYSRVCGFDQDQDVIGVSKGRKGSSKECFCFRKDESEALSDHVEQYDLVPLDSQVAFDLDELLKASAFVLGKSGIGIMYKVVLEDGLALAVRRLGEGGSQRFKEFQTEVEAIGKLRHPNIVTLRAYYWSVDEKLLIYDYIPNGSLAAAIHGKPGLVTFRPLSWSYRLKIMKGTAKGLVYLHEFSPKKYVHGDLKPSNILLGHNMEPHISDFGLGRLANIAGGSPTMQSSRVAAEKPQERQRSLSIELTPNILGNGYQAPETLKVVKPSQKWDVYSYGVILLEIISGRLPIVQVGNSEMDLVQWIQFCIEEKKPLSDVLDPYLAEEADKEEEIIAVLKIAMACVQSSPEKRPTMRHVLDALDRLSVSSD; this is translated from the exons ATGTCCCCTTTCCTTctgcttttctttcttctttgctgcAACTCTCTTGCACCTCTTGTTAATTCCCTCAATGCCGAAGGCTATGTGCTCTTGACGCTTAAGCAGTCCCTTCAAGACCCACAAGGCTCCATGGTCACTTGGAATTCTTCCCATGACAACCCTTGTTCATGGAATGGGATTACCTGCAAGGACCAAACTGTTGTCTCCATTAGCATCCCAAAAAGGAAACTTTATGGCTCTCTCCCTTCAGCTCTGGGATCTCTCTCCCAGCTCCGCCATCTCAACTTCAGGAACAACAAGCTCTTTGGAACCTTGCCTCCTCAGCTTTTTCAAGCTCGGGGGCTGCAAAGTTTGGTGCTTTATGGCAATTCCTTCTCTGGGTCTGTTCCCAGTGAGATTCAGAATCTCAGGTACCTTCAAACTCTTGACTTGTCACAAAATTCCTTCAATGGGTCATTGCCTGCTACAATTGTCCAATGCAAGAGGCTCAGAACCCTTGTTCTCAGTAGAAACAATTTCACTGGCACTTTGCCTGCTGGATTTGGTACTAGTTTCTCTTCTCTTGAGAAACTTGACCTCTCTTTCAATCAATTCAATGGTTCAATTCCTGCAGACATGGGTAATCTAACTAGCCTTGAAGGAACTGTTGATTTGTCTCATAATCATTTTAGTGGTTCAATACCAGCTAGCCTTGGTAACTTGCCTGAGAAGGTTTACATTGATCTTACTTACAACAATTTGAATGGTCCAATACCACAAAATGGTGCTTTAATGAATAGAGGACCAACTGCTTTTATTGGCAATCCTGGTCTGTGTGGCCCTCCTTTGAAGAATTCATGTGCCCCTGACACTCCAGGTGCTAGTTCACCTTCCTCATTCCCGTTCATGCCTCATAATGACTCATCTCAGGATAATGGTAATGGTTCTGGGAAGAGTGAGAAAAACAAAGGGTTAACTAAGGGTGCTGTGATTGGCATTGTTGTGGGTGATGTGATTGGAATTTGCCTTTTAGGTCTTCTGTTCTCTTATTGCTATTCAAGGGTTTGTGGTTTTGATCAGGATCAGGATGTTATTGGTGTTAGCAAGGGGAGGAAAGGAAGTAGTAAAGAGTGTTTCTGCTTCCGAAAGGACGAATCCGAGGCCTTGTCTGATCATGTTGAGCAGTAtgatcttgttccattagatagCCAAGTGGCCTTTGATTTGGATGAACTTCTTAAGGCATCAGCTTTTGTTCTTGGGAAGAGTGGAATTGGAATTATGTACAAAGTGGTGCTTGAAGACGGGCTTGCATTGGCGGTGAGAAGATTGGGGGAGGGAGGTTCTCAAAGGTTCAAAGAGTTCCAAACCGAAGTAGAGGCAATAGGAAAGTTGAGACATCCAAACATTGTGACTCTCAGAGCTTATTACTGGTCTGTTGATGAGAAGCTTCTCATATATGATTATATACCAAATGGAAGCCTCGCTGCTGCAATTCATG GGAAGCCTGGACTAGTTACATTCAGACCGCTATCTTGGTCTTATCGATTGAAAATCATGAAAGGAACTGCAAAAGGATTGGTCTACCTGCATGAGTTTAGCCCCAAAAAGTATGTTCATGGAGACCTGAAGCCAAGTAACATCCTTCTTGGACATAACATGGAACCACACATATCTGATTTTGGACTCGGGCGCCTTGCAAATATTGCCGGAGGTTCCCCAACCATGCAATCCAGCCGAGTGGCTGCTGAGAAGCCGCAAGAGAGACAAAGGAGCTTGTCCATAGAACTTACACCTAATATCTTGGGGAATGGTTATCAGGCTCCAGAAACACTAAAAGTGGTGAAGCCATCACAGAAGTGGGATGTTTATTCATACGGTGTGATCTTGTTGGAGATTATCAGCGGAAGGTTACCGATTGTGCAAGTTGGTAACTCGGAAATGGACCTTGTTCAATGGATTCAGTTCTGCATTGAGGAGAAGAAACCACTCTCAGATGTGTTGGACCCATATTTAGCTGAGGAGGCAGATAAGGAAGAGGAGATAATTGCAGTGTTGAAGATTGCAATGGCTTGTGTCCAAAGCAGCCCTGAAAAGAGACCTACAATGAGGCATGTGCTTGATGCTTTGGATAGATTATCTGTATCCTCTGATTGA
- the LOC112780070 gene encoding auxin-responsive protein IAA32-like: MEKLSLSSMCSWTCHLDSYLVSSLRYFTINRLSSTLVSNTYIYCLAILSEADIITMDSNTSSFLLNSSTFHSVFYQDKQSDDIIDLGLSLKTVQHEASHSSANLYDDDIMDWPHSNLNLKNSSKNFDEEIEGVQSNERWAYVKVNMDRVTIGRKICILDHGGYSSLAIQLEDMFGSQSLSGLRLFQPDSEYSLFYKDREDNWRSVGDVPWKEFVECVKRLRIAKRNAGLASCSSGYI, from the exons ATGGAGAAACTTTCCTTGTCTTCCATGTGCTCTTGGACATGTCATTTAGATAGTTACTTAGTTTCATCACTCAGATATTTTACTATAAATAGGTTAAGTTCTACCTTGGTCAGCAACACCTACATTTActgtttagctattttaagtGAAGCAGATATCATCACTATGGATTCAAACACATCAAGCTTTCTTTTGAACTCCTCAACTTTTCACTCAGTTTTCTACCAAGACAAACAGAGTGATGACATCATTGATCTTGGTCTTAGCCTCAAAACTGTTCAACATGAGGCTTCTCATTCTTCTGCCAACT TGTATGATGATGATATTATGGATTGGCCTCACTCTAATCTCAACCTGAAGAACTCAAGCAAGAACTTTGATGAAGAGATAGAGGGGGTCCAGAGCAATGAGAGATGGGCCTATGTGAAGGTGAATATGGATAGGGTTACAATTGGTAGGAAAATTTGCATACTTGATCATGGAGGATACTCAAGTCTAGCTATCCAATTAGAAGACATGTTTG GAAGCCAAAGCCTCTCAGGTCTAAGATTGTTCCAACCTGATTCAGAGTACTCATTATTCTACAAAGACAGAGAAGATAATTGGAGGAGTGTAGGTGATGTGCCATGGAA AGAGTTTGTAGAATGTGTGAAGAGATTAAGGATTGCAAAAAGGAATGCAGGCCTTGCTTCCTGTTCATCTGGATACATCTAA